In one Lycium barbarum isolate Lr01 chromosome 7, ASM1917538v2, whole genome shotgun sequence genomic region, the following are encoded:
- the LOC132602213 gene encoding sodium transporter HKT1-like, translating into MNSVFSFGKKLQHLCSSIFLYLACLCGSTCFLISCLYKSILFKVNKFLIQFFYFIFISIFGFWILTILKPRSSTSDFTPRKLDLYFTSASAVTVSSMSTVEMEVFSNSQLILITFLMFVGGEVFISIVGLYLIRPKFKPWRKDRKIESVLSNTTSSSPRNSNFIEDIELDIVVIPDSPFQDDFVSSDTQNLKYQCIKFLGVVTLVYLLAIHIIGASSVLVYLACVSSAKDVLRNKGLNTFTFAIFTIVSTFASCGFVPTNENMMVFSKNSGLLLILIPQVLFGNTLYPTCLRLSIWFLGKFFKKREAKYLLKRSREIGHLHLLPSQNSKLLVATVFGFIVVQVILFCSLEWNSSVLNGLNSYQKVVGSLFQVVNARHTGETIVDISTIAPAILVVFIVMMYLPPYTSFIPVKGVVENPEEPVGEKQGRGKVVENLVFSQLCYLFLFIVLICITERKRMKDDPLNFNVLNITLEVVSAYGNVGFTTGYSCYRMINPDPTCKNKSYGFVGKWSDEGKIVIIIVMFFGRLKKFNMEGGKAWKLL; encoded by the exons ATGAATAGCGTATTTTCTTTCGGAAAGAAGCTACAACATCTTTGTAGCTCTATATTTTTATATCTTGCTTGTTTGTGTGGATCAACATGTTTCCTCATTTCTTGTTTGTACAAATCCATCCTTTTTAAAGTTAACAAATTTTTGATACAATTCTTTTACTTCATCTTCATCTCTATTTTTGGTTTTTGGATTCTCACAATCTTGAAGCCAAGGAGTAGTACTAGTGATTTTACACCTAGGAAATTAGACTTGTATTTCACTTCTGCTTCTGCTGTAACAGTCTCAAGCATGTCCACTGTTGAAATGGAAGTCTTTTCCAATTCACAACTTATTCTTATAACATTTTTAATGTTTGTAGGTGGTGAGGTGTTTATTTCCATAGTTGGACTTTATTTAATTAGACCTAAGTTCAAACCATGGAGAAAAGATAGAAAAATTGAGTCAGTACTTAGTAATACTACTTCTTCTTCTCCGAGAAACTCAAATTTTATTGAGGATATTGAGTTGGACATCGTGGTAATACCAGATTCCCCATTTCAAGATGATTTTGTGTCATCAGATACACAAAATCTCAAGTACCAATGTATTAAATTCCTAGGGGTTGTAACGTTAGTATATCTTTTAGCCATCCATATTATTGGTGCATCATCAGTTCTAGTGTACTTAGCCTGTGTTTCAAGTGCAAAAGATGTACTAAGAAACAAGGGGCTAAATACCTTCACTTTCGCGATTTTCACAATTGTTTCAACCTTTGCTAGCTGTGGTTTTGTTCCGACAAACGAAAACATGATGGTATTTAGCAAGAATTCAGGCCTTCTTTTGATTCTAATACCTCAAGTCCTTTTTGGTAACACATTGTATCCAACATGTTTGAGACTTTCTATTTGGTTCTTGGGGAAATTCTTTAAGAAAAGAGAAGCTAAATATTTGTTGAAACGTTCAAGAGAAATAGGACATCTCCACTTGCTTCCTAGCCAAAATTCAAAATTATTAGTTGCTACAGTGTTTGGTTTCATTGTAGTGCAAGTCATCTTATTTTGCTCCTTGGAATGGAACTCTTCTGTTCTCAATGGACTAAATAGTTACCAGAAAGTTGTGGGATCATTGTTTCAAGTTGTGAATGCAAGACACACAGGGGAAACCATTGTTGATATCTCAACTATTGCCCCAGCTATTTTAGTGGTGTTCATAGTAATGAT GTATCTTCCTCCATATACATCATTTATACCAGTTAAAGGTGTTGTAGAGAATCCAGAAGAGCCTGTAGGGGAAAAACAAGGAAGAGGAAAAGTTGTAGAAAATCTCGTATTTTCCCAACTTTGTTACCTATTCTTGTTCATTGTTCTTATTTGCATCACAGAAAGGAAAAGGATGAAGGATGATCCACTCAACTTTAATGTGTTGAATATCACTCTTGAAGTCGTAAG TGCATATGGAAATGTTGGTTTCACAACAGGATATAGTTGTTATAGGATGATAAATCCAGACCCAACTTGTAAGAATAAATCGTATGGATTTGTAGGGAAATGGAGTGATGAAGGTAAAATTGTTATCATTATTGTCATGTTTTTTGGAAGACTGAAGAAATTCAATATGGAAGGTGGAAAAGCTTGGAAGCTCTTGTAA